In Euphorbia lathyris chromosome 9, ddEupLath1.1, whole genome shotgun sequence, the following are encoded in one genomic region:
- the LOC136206893 gene encoding kinesin-like protein KIN-5B has protein sequence MFSLTPDQFKKVGLGVTPSPSPFLTPRPERRRPDSRGSDWSYNRQDRDKEVNVQVLLRCRPLSDEEQKINVPRVISCNEHKREVTVLQSIANKQVDRLFTFDKVFGPKSQQRSIYDQAIAPIVNEVLDGFNCTVFAYGQTGTGKTYTMEGGMRNKGGDLPAEAGVIPRAVRHIFDTLEAQNADYSMKVTFLELYNEEITDLLAPEESMRSTEDRQKKPISLMEDGKGCVVVRGLEEEAVYSANEIYTLLERGAAKRRTADTLLNKRSSRSHSVFSITIYVKEATVGEEDIIKCGKLNLVDLAGSENISRSGAKEGRAREAGEINKSLLTLGRVINALAEHSAHIPYRDSKLTRLLRDSLGGKTKTCIIATISPSAHSLEETLSTLDYAHRAKNIKNKPEANQKMSKAVLLKDLYLEIERMKADVRAAREKNGVYVPHDRFVKDEADKKTRIEKIEQLENDLNLRDKEVVQFRNLYITEQEEKLDIESELKDCKLNLQKSNKELLNLQEKHKIAISMLKEKESIISKLLCSESSLIERAKEMRCDLQTASEDITSLFGKLDQKDKMEAQNQRQILIFGSHLDQSLKDLHRTILGSVSQQQQQIRCLEEHAQSFLASKCDATEILESRIKKISETCTSGVAAFKEVANTMQHKASSDLENIYATTSSQTMNIEHFLDAAVLEAKEVIEQLQNMLNEQKQLLALSAQKQEEGLKRSLTSSKVITKATTDFLNDINHQASKITTAFQKSQMKTTNQLTEFEKKFKEESAREEKQALQNIAEILAALTSRKTAMVSEASKSIQDLSREENKRFEQEMSSIQQVSAEAKADIIKYAQNVETDLVGDTFSVALSRDAAEDILQECSKWADCSWQQWENAKSNISNLNKSSILELDSTVKENVSKNCIVHEEFLSRCSAVSADFDNRTCAMKAAISDSLIRDQESTKELESIATHCSDQLQSIQEIHGENISNIRNTAEKCLTQDYLVDENTGTTPKRRAIAVPSLASIEEMRTSANENVKEDKGSKRAYDVSKISASPNRDPFSYIN, from the exons ATGTTTTCATTGACTCCGGACCAGTTTAAGAAAGTAGGATTGGGGGTAACGCCGTCTCCATCTCCCTTTCTCACACCTCGCCCGGAGAGGCGAAGACCAGATTCTAGAGGGTCCGATTGGAGTTACAATCGTCAGGATAGAGATAAAGAGGTTAATGTTCAAGTTCTTCTCAGATGCag ACCACTGAGTGATGAAGAGCAGAAGATCAACGTTCCAAGAGTTATATCATGTAACGAGCATAAAAGAGAAGTCACTGTTTTGCAAAGTATAGCTAACAAGCAAGTAGACAGACTCTTCACCTTTGACAAG GTGTTTGGGCCCAAATCACAACAAAGATCCATATACGATCAAGCAATTGCGCCCATTGTAAATGAAGTTCTTGATGGTTTTAACTGTACAGTCTTCGCATATGGGCAGACTGGCACAGGTAAAACCTACACTATGGAGGGTGGAATGAGAAATAAG GGTGGCGACTTACCTGCCGAGGCTGGTGTTATTCCACGTGCGGTTCGCCACATTTTTGATACATTGGAGGCTCAAAATGCTGACTATAGCATGAAAGTCACATTTTTAGAGCTGTACAATGAAGAAATAACTGATTTATTAGCTCCAGAAGAATCTATGAGATCTACAGAAGATAGGCAAAAGAAACCCATTTCATTAATGGAGGATGGAAAGGGTTGTGTGGTTGTGAGGGGCCTTGAAGAAGAAGCTGTCTACAGTGCTAATGAAATTTACACTCTCTTGGAACGAGGAGCAGCCAAAAGGCGCACAGCAGATACTTTGTTAAATAAGAGGAGCAG TCGGTCTCATTCAGTATTTTCTATTACCATCTATGTAAAAGAAGCTACTGTTGGAGAGGAGGATATTATTAAATGTGGCAAGCTTAATCTTGTTGATTTGGCTGGATCAGAAAACATATCACGTTCTGGTGCAAAAGAG GGACGTGCAAGAGAAGCTGGAGAAATAAACAAGAGTTTACTTACTCTAGGTCGTGTTATAAATGCACTTGCGGAACATTCAGCCCATATACCATACAG GGATAGTAAGCTGACAAGGCTTTTAAGAGACTCATTGGGTGGAAAGACAAAAACATGCATCATTGCTACAATTTCTCCTTCTGCTCATTCTTTGGAAGAAACACTAAGCACATTGGATTATGCTCATCGtgctaaaaacattaaaaacaaaccAGAG GCAAACCAAAAAATGTCCAAAGCTGTATTGCTCAAGGATCTATATTTGGAAATTGAGAGAATGAAAGCAG ATGTGCGGGCAGCAAGGGAAAAAAATGGTGTTTATGTTCCGCACGACAGATTTGTCAAAGATGAAGCTGACAAGAAG ACAAGGATTGAGAAGATAGAGCAGCTGGAAAATGATCTCAACCTCAGGGACAAG GAAGTTGTTCAATTCCGCAACCTCTATATCACAGAGCAGGAGGAGAAACTTGATATAGAAAGTGAGCTCAAGGACTGCAAG TTGAATTTGCAGAAAAGTAATAAGGAACTGCTTAATCTTCAAGAGAAACATAAGATAGCTATCTCAATGCTAAAGGAAAAGGAGTCTATCATTTCCAAGCTACTATGCTCTG AAAGTTCTTTAATTGAACGGGCAAAGGAGATGCGCTGTGATTTGCAAACTGCATCAGAGGACATAACTTCCTTGTTTGGAAAATTGG ATCAGAAAGACAAGATGGAAGCACAAAATCAGAGACAGATTCTGATATTTGGTTCCCATCTGGACCAGAGTTTAAAAGACCTGCACAGGACCATCCTTGGGTCAGTTTCTCAGCAACAGCAACAAATAAGATGCTTGGAAGAACATGCCCAATCATTCCTTGCCAGTAAATGTGAT GCAACAGAAATTTTAGAATCAAGGATTAAGAAAATTTCAGAGACATGCACCTCGGGGGTAGCAGCATTCAAGGAAGTTGCCAACACAATGCAACACAAAGCTTCGTCTGACCTAGAGAATATATATGCTACAACCTCATCTCAAACAATGAACATTGAGCAT TTTCTTGATGCTGCTGTACTGGAGGCCAAGGAGGTCATTGAGCAACTCCAGAATATGCTTAATGAGCAAAAGCAGCTATTAGCTCTATCTGCTCAAAAACAGGAGGAG GGCTTAAAAAGAAGCTTGACGTCTTCTAAAGTAATTACAAAGGCTACAACGGACTTTTTGAATGACATCAATCATCAGGCATCAAAGATCACGACAGcattccaaaaaagccaaatgaAAACAACTAACCAATTAACTGAGTTTGAGAAGAAGTTTAAA GAAGAGTCTGCCAGAGAAGAAAAACAAGCATTGCAAAATATTGCAGAGATATTAGCAGCATTAACATCTAGAAAAACAGCTATG GTCTCGGAAGCCTCCAAGAGCATCCAGGATTTGAGCAGAGAAGAGAACAAGCGATTTGAGCAAGAGATGTCAAGCATACAACAGGTTTCCGCTGAAGCTAAGGCGGACATAATTAAATATGCACAAAACGTGGAAACAGATTTGGTAGGAGACACATTCTCAGTGGCTCTATCAAGGGATGCTGCGGAAGACATCCTCCAGGAATG CTCAAAGTGGGCGGACTGTTCGTGGCAACAATGGGAAAATGCGAAATCAAACATAAGTAATCTCAATAAAAGCAGCATTCTGGAGCTGGATTCTACTGTGAA GGAGAATGTGAGCAAAAATTGCATTGTACATGAAGAGTTTTTATCCAGGTGCTCTGCTGTTTCTGCAGATTTTGATAACAGAACTTGTGCTATGAAGGCTGCTATTTCTG ATTCACTAATCCGGGACCAAGAAAGTACGAAAGAATTAGAATCTATAGCTACACATTGCTCGGATCAGCTCCAGTCAATACAAGAAATTCATGGtgaaaatatatcaaatatcaGAAACACAGCAGAGAAGTGTCTAACACAAGATTATTTG GTTGATGAAAATACGGGGACAACGCCTAAAAGGCGAGCAATAGCAGTTCCGAGCTTGGCCTCCATAGAGGAAATGAGAACATCTGCAAATGAAAATGTAAAGGAAGACAAAGGATCAAAAAGGGCTTACGATGTGAGCAAAATCTCTGCATCACCTAATAGAGATCCTTTTTCCTACATCAACTGA
- the LOC136205619 gene encoding pentatricopeptide repeat-containing protein At5g42450, mitochondrial — MAIYKNFHLSCMLPPSQNLRLRYCSQFNAAANANKLFDEMPELDVVSATSIIGRFVKQHQYKESIHFFCRMLLSDIRPNDFTFSTVIHSSTALKDVSLGKQLHACAMKMGAHSIVFVGSAILNFYAKLSSIEKARKAFEDIEQPNVVSYTTLIHGYLKKERMEDALQLFLDIPERNVVSWNAMIGGCSQLGHNEEAVNLFVEMIREGLIPTQSTFPCLFSAASNIAALGMGKSFHACAFKSLCNFDVFVGNSLVSFYAKCGTMEDSLLVFNELVDKNIVSWNALICGFAQNGRGEDAVIFFERMRTSGLRPNSVTLLGLLWACNHAGLVDKGFSYFNQIRLQDTDLIKPEHYACMVDLLSRFGRLKEAEEFVNDLPFDPGIGFWKALLGGCGIHSNTKLSDLAAQKILALDPEDVSSYVMLSNAYSASGRWQNVSIIRREMQEKGLKRIPGCSWIEIGSKIHAFVNADQRHHHKDGIYSVLKFCIEQLREVAVSEFLLDY, encoded by the coding sequence ATGGCAATATACAAGAACTTTCATCTTTCTTGTATGTTGCCCCCAAGCCAAAACCTTCGCCTTCGTTATTGCTCCCAATTTAACGCAGCAGCTAATGCAAATAAgctgtttgatgaaatgcctgaACTAGATGTTGTTTCAGCTACTTCTATAATTGGGCGTTTTGTTAAGCAGCACCAATACAAAGAATCCATACATTTTTTCTGCAGAATGCTTTTGTCGGACATTAGGCCTAATGATTTCACTTTTAGCACTGTAATTCACTCATCAACTGCACTAAAGGACGTTTCTTTAGGGAAGCAACTTCATGCTTGTGCAATGAAGATGGGCGCTCACTCTATTGTCTTCGTGGGCAGTGCAATTCTAAATTTCTATGCCAAGTTGAGTTCAATCGAGAAAGCTCGGAAAGCTTTTGAGGATATTGAACAGCCAAATGTTGTCTCATACACGACTTTGATACATGGGTACTTGAAGAAGGAAAGGATGGAAGATGCTCTTCAGCTATTTCTAGATATCCCCGAAAGGAATGTTGTATCATGGAATGCGATGATTGGTGGATGTAGCCAGTTAGGCCACAATGAAGAGGCTGTGAATCTTTTTGTTGAGATGATAAGAGAAGGGTTGATACCTACTCAATCTACATTTCCTTGCCTCTTTAGTGCAGCTTCAAACATTGCTGCACTTGGAATGGGGAAAAGTTTTCATGCATGTGCTTTCAAGTCCTTGTGTAACTTTGATGTGTTTGTTGGCAATTCTTTGGTTAGCTTTTATGCAAAATGTGGAACCATGGAAGACAGTCTCTTGGTTTTCAATGAACTTGTTGATAAAAATATCGTCTCTTGGAATGCTTTGATATGTGGCTTTGCGCAGAACGGAAGAGGAGAAGATGCTGTGATCTTCTTTGAAAGGATGAGAACTTCAGGTTTGAGACCAAATAGTGTTACACTTCTTGGCCTTTTATGGGCTTGTAACCATGCTGGTCTTGTTGACAAGGGTTTTTCCTACTTCAATCAAATAAGGCTCCAGGATACTGACTTGATCAAACCTGAGCACTATGCTTGTATGGTTGATTTACTCTCCCGCTTTGGTCGTTTGAAAGAAGCTGAGGAGTTCGTTAATGATTTGCCATTTGATCCCGGCATCGGGTTCTGGAAAGCATTGCTTGGAGGCTGTGGCATCCACTCGAATACGAAATTGAGTGACTTAGCGGCACAAAAGATCTTGGCTTTGGATCCTGAAGATGTTTCATCATATGTAATGCTTTCAAATGCCTATTCTGCTTCCGGCAGATGGCAGAATGTGTCGATAATAAGGAGAGAAATGCAGGAGAAAGGGTTGAAAAGGATTCCAGGTTGTAGTTGGATTGAAATTGGAAGCAAAATTCATGCCTTTGTTAATGCTGATCAGAGGCATCACCACAAGGATGGAATTTACAGTGTCTTGAAATTTTGCATTGAGCAGTTAAGAGAGGTCGCAGTCTCTGAATTCTTACTAGATTATTAA
- the LOC136205620 gene encoding diaminopimelate epimerase, chloroplastic: MAVAAAAISNSFAPSAQQAFTSLNGLRSLSLSNCISISLSAPHSISVRPIVSVRNPAFRLSVASSMSAEVSEKISPTSFLDRKESGVLHFVKYQGLGNDFILVDNRDSTEPRITPDQAARLCDRNFGIGADGVIFAMPGTNGTDYTMRIFNSDGSEPEMCGNGVRCFARFIAELETLHGKHSFTIHTGAGLIVPEIQEDGKVKVDMGEPILKASDVPTKLSANKDGAVVKAELNVDGVTWNVTCVSMGNPHCVTFGSKENKDLEVDNLNLAEIGPKFEHHAVFPARTNTEFVQVHSRSHLKMRVWERGAGATLACGTGACATVVAAVLEGQAGRNCTVDLPGGPLEIEWREEDNHVYMTGPAEVVFYGSVSL, translated from the exons ATGGCCGTAGCAGCAGCCGCCATCTCGAACTCCTTCGCTCCATCAGCTCAGCAAGCCTTTACATCACTTAATGGCCTTCGCTCTCTCTCGTTATCAAATTGTATTTCTATTTCGTTGTCTGCTCCTCACTCCATTTCTGTCAGACCAATTGTCTCTGTAAGGAACCCTGCCTTTCGGTTGTCAGTAGCTTCATCCATGAGCGCCGAAGTTTCCGAAAAAATCTCTCCTACGTCTTTTCTTGATCGAAAAGAAAGTGGCGTTCTTCATTTTGTCAAGTACCAAGGCCTCGGCAATGACTTCATTTTG GTTGATAATAGGGATTCCACAGAACCTAGGATTACTCCAGATCAAGCGGCCAGGCTGTGTGATAGGAACTTTGGCATTGGTGCAGATGGAGTGATATTTGCAATGCCGGGGACAAATGGCACTGATTACACCATGAGAATATTTAACTCTGATGGTAGTGAGCCGGAGATGTGTGGTAATGGGGTGCGGTGCTTTGCTAGATTCATTGCTGAACTGGAAACTTTACATGGAAAGCATAGTTTTACAATTCATACTGGTGCTGGTTTAATTGTTCCTGAAATTCAAGAGGATGGAAAAGTGAAGGTTGATATGGGTGAGCCAATACTGAAAGCGTCTGATGTACCTACAAAATTATCTGCAAACAAAGATGGTGCTGTTGTTAAAGCAGAACTAAATGTAGATGGAGTAACCTGGAACGTGACTTGTGTTAGTATGGGAAATCCTCATTGTGTAACATTTGGGAGCAAAGAAAACAAG GATCTGGAGGTTGATAATTTGAATTTGGCAGAAATTGGCCCCAAGTTTGAGCATCATGCTGTGTTCCCTGCACGAACCAATACAG AATTTGTGCAAGTTCACTCACGTTCACATCTAAAAATGCGCGTCTGGGAGCGTGGCGCAG GGGCAACTCTAGCCTGTGGAACTGGAGCCTGTGCAACAGTGGTTGCTGCTGTTCTTGAAGGCCAAGCTGGGAGG AATTGCACGGTGGATCTACCTGGAGGACCGTTGGAAATTGAGTGGAGGGAGGAAGACAACCATGTATACATGACAGGCCCGGCTGAAGTAGTATTTTATGGATCAGTATCTCTTTGA